In Nocardia sp. NBC_00403, the DNA window ATTCGGGTGCTGTCGTTGATGGTGTCGTACGCGGGGCCTTCGATGTTACGCCCGTCACTTATTCAAGCGATCCGTACCTCGGGCACCCGCATTGCGGTAGGTCGCGATGACAACGCCCGAAGCGGTGGTGCGGGGATCGGTGAGGTCGAATCCGGTGGGCTGCACATCCTCGGTGAACAGCCGCTTCCCGGTGCCGAGCAGCACCGGGAAGGTAAGCAGGTGCATGGTGTCGATCAGGCCCGCGGCCCGCAGACCCTGCGCCGGATTGCCGCTCCCGTGCACCTGCCGTTCGCGACCGGGCTTCCTCGAGTGCGGTCACCTCC includes these proteins:
- a CDS encoding dihydrofolate reductase family protein; the protein is MHGSGNPAQGLRAAGLIDTMHLLTFPVLLGTGKRLFTEDVQPTGFDLTDPRTTASGVVIATYRNAGARGTDRLNK